A stretch of the Balneola vulgaris DSM 17893 genome encodes the following:
- a CDS encoding SusC/RagA family TonB-linked outer membrane protein, translating to MMKQNKIMGSILTLAMLLILNTNGWAQNTISGKVLEANTKEPITGVTVVVKGNTSRGDATDIDGNFEFSVSDSELTNGTLLVSYVGYIPREIPINGRTNFTIELSVDTKLLDEVVVVGYGSTIKEKVTGNISSVSSSDFEDVTINSFEEAVQGRAAGVFIQKDNGKLGGGITVRVRGTASVNASAQPLYVIDGIPVNTNNLSSNGSETNPLADINPDDIESIDILKDASASAIYGSRASNGVVLITTKSGKEGSTQINVNYSISTRTPSNQKEFLNGDQYYELFEEAHSNSGISLTIDDYFDFYFNDEWSRDNNVNWEDLAYQDNLSQKLEVSASGGDAKTRYFISTAIDDQEGHIIDDKFQRVNGRVNVDHNASDNFTLGMNLALTRSLNDRIPNDNSFATPIQLAAQSPLTPAYLDDGSLNTNTIYSNGLLYREGNTYQTEVYRTLGKAYANYQLNDNLSVQGEFGLDLLDQQEKVWNGSSVFQFTGANNGSAFLSNDRVRTIISQAYLEYTDTFAEDHDLEAVLGTSYENTVQEFNSVSAEDFPNDNFTQISSAANITAGTGGVSEYSFVGYFARANYSFRDNYLLTLSGRIDGSSRFGADNRYGFFPAVSAGWIASNEDFLDYENLSFLKLRASVGVTGNAAIGNFQSRELYGAGAYAGRSSLSPTQTPNPALKWERATQYNLGIDFGFYNDRISGEVDVYMKKSEDLLLDVNIPITSGFTQQTRNVGSLENKGFEFVLNTANFVGEFNWSTTFNFGINRNEITDIDGQVITSGINRAIEGQPIGVFYALEWAGVDPDNGDGLYYINSPEGVDHSTGTTTNPDAANQVVIGDPNPDFTGGITNNFNYKGFDLSVFFQFVYGNDIYNGGGVYQSCGACFFDNQTLDQYEDRWQNPGDVTDVPQARLFDFDASAASSRYLSDGSYLRLKTLNFGYTLPNSITESLSIRKARFYFSGVNLLTFTKYDGWDPEVNTDINGGNIAIGEDFYSAPQARIYTFGVSLGF from the coding sequence TCCCACGAGAGATTCCTATTAATGGGCGAACAAACTTCACTATTGAACTCAGTGTAGATACTAAGCTTTTAGACGAAGTGGTTGTTGTTGGTTACGGATCAACCATTAAGGAAAAAGTGACAGGAAACATTTCCTCGGTATCTTCTTCTGATTTTGAAGATGTAACCATAAACAGTTTCGAAGAGGCCGTTCAAGGTCGAGCTGCCGGTGTTTTTATTCAAAAAGACAACGGTAAGTTAGGTGGCGGAATTACAGTGCGTGTACGTGGTACAGCATCGGTAAATGCGAGTGCACAGCCACTATACGTGATTGATGGTATCCCAGTGAATACAAATAACCTATCCAGCAATGGATCGGAAACGAACCCACTTGCGGATATTAACCCTGATGATATTGAATCGATTGACATTCTAAAAGATGCCTCTGCTTCGGCTATTTATGGTTCCCGTGCATCGAACGGCGTAGTTCTTATTACCACCAAATCTGGTAAAGAAGGTTCTACCCAAATTAATGTGAACTACTCAATTTCGACGCGAACCCCTTCTAACCAAAAGGAGTTTTTGAACGGTGATCAGTATTATGAACTGTTTGAAGAGGCGCATTCAAATTCAGGAATAAGCTTAACGATAGATGATTATTTTGATTTTTATTTTAATGATGAATGGAGTCGAGACAATAATGTTAACTGGGAAGATTTAGCTTACCAAGATAACCTATCTCAAAAGCTTGAAGTGTCAGCAAGTGGCGGTGATGCTAAAACAAGATACTTCATTAGTACTGCTATTGACGATCAGGAAGGGCATATCATTGATGATAAGTTTCAGCGTGTAAATGGCCGTGTTAACGTTGACCACAATGCGAGTGATAACTTTACATTAGGTATGAATTTGGCGCTTACACGATCGCTGAATGATCGTATTCCAAACGACAACTCGTTTGCAACCCCAATTCAGCTTGCAGCGCAAAGTCCTTTAACTCCGGCTTACTTAGATGATGGTAGCTTAAACACGAACACCATCTATAGTAATGGACTGTTATATCGTGAAGGCAATACTTACCAAACAGAAGTTTACAGAACGTTAGGTAAAGCTTATGCGAACTACCAACTCAATGATAACTTGAGTGTTCAAGGTGAGTTTGGTCTAGATTTACTTGATCAGCAAGAAAAAGTGTGGAATGGTAGTAGTGTGTTCCAGTTTACAGGAGCGAATAATGGTAGTGCTTTCTTAAGTAACGATCGTGTACGAACTATTATCTCACAAGCATATCTAGAATACACAGATACTTTTGCTGAGGATCATGATTTAGAAGCTGTACTTGGAACTTCTTATGAGAATACGGTACAGGAATTCAATTCCGTTTCGGCAGAGGACTTCCCAAATGATAACTTCACTCAAATCTCTAGTGCTGCGAATATTACAGCAGGAACAGGAGGTGTAAGTGAATACAGTTTCGTGGGATACTTCGCTCGTGCGAACTATAGCTTCCGCGACAATTACTTATTAACACTAAGTGGACGTATTGATGGATCTTCACGTTTTGGTGCGGATAATCGCTACGGTTTCTTCCCAGCAGTTTCAGCAGGTTGGATTGCTTCAAACGAAGACTTCTTAGATTATGAGAACCTAAGTTTCTTAAAACTAAGAGCGAGTGTTGGGGTAACGGGTAACGCTGCTATTGGGAACTTCCAATCTCGAGAGTTGTATGGTGCGGGAGCATATGCTGGAAGGTCATCACTTTCACCAACACAAACACCAAACCCAGCGCTAAAATGGGAGCGTGCTACACAGTACAACCTGGGTATTGATTTTGGATTCTATAACGACAGAATCAGTGGTGAAGTAGATGTTTATATGAAAAAATCTGAAGACTTACTATTGGATGTAAACATTCCAATTACTTCTGGATTTACTCAGCAAACAAGAAACGTAGGTTCACTAGAAAACAAAGGATTTGAGTTCGTATTAAATACGGCCAATTTTGTAGGTGAATTTAACTGGAGTACTACTTTCAACTTCGGTATCAACCGCAATGAGATTACCGATATCGATGGTCAGGTAATTACTTCAGGTATTAACCGTGCCATTGAAGGTCAACCAATTGGTGTGTTCTATGCCTTAGAATGGGCCGGCGTTGATCCTGACAATGGTGATGGTCTATACTACATCAATAGTCCTGAAGGTGTTGATCATAGTACGGGTACTACAACAAATCCTGATGCTGCGAATCAAGTAGTAATCGGTGATCCTAATCCGGATTTCACAGGTGGTATAACGAATAACTTTAACTATAAAGGATTCGACTTAAGCGTATTCTTCCAGTTTGTATATGGAAACGATATCTACAATGGCGGTGGTGTATACCAGTCGTGTGGTGCTTGTTTCTTTGATAACCAAACATTGGATCAATACGAAGATAGATGGCAAAATCCAGGTGACGTAACGGACGTTCCTCAAGCTCGTTTATTCGATTTTGATGCATCTGCAGCTTCATCTAGATACTTAAGTGATGGTAGCTACCTTCGTTTAAAAACATTGAACTTTGGTTATACCCTACCAAATTCAATTACGGAAAGTCTATCCATACGAAAAGCTAGGTTCTATTTCTCAGGGGTGAATTTGCTCACCTTCACTAAATATGATGGATGGGATCCTGAGGTAAACACTGATATCAATGGTGGAAATATTGCGATAGGTGAGGATTTCTATTCTGCACCGCAGGCAAGAATCTACACCTTTGGTGTAAGCTTAGGCTTTTAA